Part of the Triticum urartu cultivar G1812 unplaced genomic scaffold, Tu2.1 TuUngrouped_contig_5688, whole genome shotgun sequence genome is shown below.
TTTACATGTTCGCTTACGGGTCACAAGGAGCCCATCAGCGGAGGAGGGGTCAATAGTGTGTCATTATATGTAGTAGTACAGTATGCAAGGAAGCACGGTTATGGGTCTCCTAATTAATTTGGTGTGCTTATAGTTAGTATCTTATTTCATTTCTATTTGTTGGGCAGTTATGGCAGAGGGAGGTTACAACCTTGAGGCAGCAAGTGCAGAACTTACACCACAATAATAGGTAATATTAATGTTCAAATAAAACTAGGTGATTTCGCCGCACGTTGTTGCGACAATTTCAAGATTATTTTTTGACGAATTCTGTATCAACGAAATGACCTAAATCAAAAACTATTATTTTCAGAAGTAATTGTGTGTGAACAAATAGTATGCATGCATGTTGGACCACTGGAGTTGCAACTATTAAATTGGGGCATGCATGTGTTGCAAAATGGTGTTAGTGGATGATGATGTGGCACATTTAGTGATGCGGAGGGCTGCATGTTAAGAGAATTGGAGTTAGTGGAGATCAACTATTTAGGTATATAGGATATAGGATGCCAATAGTATAGCTATGCGGAAGTTTGACTGGTTTCATGTGCAAATTAATTGAATTAAAAGAGTGTGCCATACTGCCATGTGTGCCAAGATCTCTGACTTGAAGACTAGGCCGGTGAAAGACCATGTATTTAGTAGCATCTTTTTTTTAATGAATGGAGAAGCTAGATAGGTACACTCTTAAACCATGTGACCTCTGATGTTAGGCAATTGTTGGGAGAGGAGCTATCGGGGACCACTATTCGAGATCTGCAGTTTCTAGTGAACCAGGTTGAGATGAGCTTGCATTCCATAAGAAAGACGAAGGTGCCCTTTCATTTCACCTTCTGTTAccttctttttattttttattttttcatacatatttTACTTATAATTGCTTTCTTTAGGAGCAAGTTATGGCTGCGGAGATCCATGAACTTAACCAAAAGGTTCACTGCATCTTCTTCATGTTCTTGCTTGTACTGTTGGTGTTGAAATAGCTCAGTTAGCATTGATTCTCGTATATGTGTCTGTTATTGACAGCTGAGGTATCATGAGATGGAATTTGCTTTTGCAGGGATTTCTTGTTCAGAAGGAAAATGTCAAACTTGACAAGAAGTTCAGTATTGCTCATGAGCAGAACATAGAGCTGCGGAAGCAGGCAAGAAGTGCCATGGATTCTCATGTACTAAATGAATGCTAGTAGCTAATATATCCTAGCTTGTCATCTGATAGCCCAGATATACTTAGAAATTGAAGTAATTGTTGATGAACCACATTTTATAACGTATGCATTAGCAAGTCACTGAAAGAATTGAAATTTAAATTTGACTTGAAGTTCACATATAGATGATTAGTATATGATTTGAAAAAGGAGACAAATTTGACAGATCAGTATAGAACCCCTACTGCAGACTAATGCAGATTCTCGGGTGGGTTTTATTCAATATTTCACATCCCAGATAGCGTATTAGCATGACTAATGCAGATTCAAGTAAAAATAATTCTTTCTGAAAAAAGTAATAATCTATTGGACAAATTAGAAATGCGATGCAACCCTGTAATTTAAAAAATATATGTGTTGGAACTGGTTGCAAACTATATATGTAGCAGCTCTAGCCAATATAACATTGACCATATATATTAGCTTCAGTTTTTTTTATTTACTGCAAGCATAGAAGGAAGCTGGCACTTGACAAACTATTAATGTGTGTTAATTAGCTTTCGGCGGCCATGAGATCGAGTGAGCAGCAAGCCAGCGGAAGCAACTCAAAAGCTGCTGCCGGATTATTGTTGTCTACTAGAGTACGTGAACCAAATATTGACCTTGAGTTGCGCCAGCAGGAGCATGAGGATGAATAACATCTACTATACGTCCACTGCATGCAGTAAGTACTGTAATCCATATGCTCAATCGATGCCAAACAAGTCGCAGTTAATTACATTTCTAACTTTAAGTTTATTGTTTTGCATGAGACAGCGTCAAGTGGTTAACTGTATTTTCAGTGCATGCGTGAACGAACGAAGCTCTTTCGTGTGCAATTTGCGCCTGGTGTGTACAAACAATATTGAAGCAGACACCTGCTTAGAACCATATATATTTTTGGTGTTATATATAGAAGCAGCAGACGTAGTATGTATGTGAGTCTAATTACTCGATATTAACAAGGAGGCAAGAGAAGATCAAGTATATTATGAATGGACATGTTTCCCAAACTTAATCATGTTTTTGGTTACTTGTATATGTTGGTCACAATTCAGAACCTAATTAATGAGCTTCTGTTCTTTATTTTGTGTGGGACCTAATTAATGAGTTGAATATGGAGCTACTAAGTTTTTGTTGCGAGTCAGATATCGGCCGTCTACAGAAATTTGCACAACTTTGGAGGTCATGGTGTATTATGTGTTTAGGAATGGATGAGAGTATCCCCATTTCCATGCGTTTGAGATTATTAGCCACTAGCAGTATAGTCAACCCTACCCTACCATGTTCTCATAAGCCCTTCTTTTACTCCGATAGTATTCCGGATCACAATTGATGCAGAGAAAAGGGATACATTTTTATATTATAATAAAAAGGCAAGTGTAGTAAATAGAGAATCCGATCGTGTCATGACTTATTATTCCATTTCTACTCCATGAGATCTTACGGAGTCTATTCATGGATGCCACGGTTGAGGTATGATCATAGAAAATGTTCTCCTCCAGTGAACAAGGCTATCCTTCCTAGGTAGGGGGAACTTGCGTGTTGACATGGTAAAATACCCACCCTAACATGCGATCATGCAGAGAAAATGGCCCATACATTTCCGTTATATTATGATATTTATATCCAATAATTATTTTGTCACTATACAATAAATCATACAATAAGTAATTGTTGATGAACCACATTTCATACATGCAGAGAAATTGTCACTAAATTATTTATTGTATAGCTCATATGTCACTATACAatcaaatttcaaaaaaaattgcaATACCCATAACAATGCACAGGGTATGATCCAGTTTGAGGAGTGATTGTGCCGATATACAATTGATCGATGCCCGCTGGCTTC
Proteins encoded:
- the LOC125529555 gene encoding MADS-box transcription factor 25-like, with amino-acid sequence MGRGKIAIERIDNTTNRQVTFSKRRGGLMKKARELAILCDADLALIIFSSTGRLYDFASSSGMQAILERYQEAKEEHCGVLNPTSEAKLWQREVTTLRQQVQNLHHNNRQLLGEELSGTTIRDLQFLVNQVEMSLHSIRKTKEQVMAAEIHELNQKGFLVQKENVKLDKKFSIAHEQNIELRKQLSAAMRSSEQQASGSNSKAAAGLLLSTRVREPNIDLELRQQEHEDE